The Pyrococcus kukulkanii genome contains a region encoding:
- a CDS encoding DEAD/DEAH box helicase family protein produces MKLYYEKGTIRIEGQVYVPHAKWDPRCKCYRALAYRYRDIVEFLTQENIEFEDHVFDNAIPSPVYDDVEFELRDYQVEAVERWMKGKKGIIVLPTGSGKTIIAMEIIRRLSLSTLVVVPTLALLEQWKERLSIFGEVGEFSGKKKELKPITVTTYDSAYINAETLGDKFFLMVFDECHHLPSEAYRNIAQMSAAPYRLGLTAFPERADNLHTLLPDLIGPVVYMRRTSELKEYLAPYEVVRIRVPLTKEEREEYRKQYGIYKKYVEESGIKIRDVEDFQRIIMKTGVDNKAFKALRALERARQIAMGSRRKIEKLREILERHRGEKIIIFTRYNSLVYEISRRFLIPAITHKTDKKEREEILRKFRKGEYKAIVSSQVLDEGIDVPDASVGVIISGTGSPRELVQRLGRILRPAPGKEKATLYELITPGTSEVHIAKRRGKGLELMG; encoded by the coding sequence ATGAAGCTCTACTATGAGAAGGGGACAATAAGGATAGAAGGGCAAGTTTATGTGCCTCACGCTAAGTGGGATCCTAGGTGTAAGTGCTACAGGGCCCTAGCTTACAGGTACAGGGACATAGTCGAGTTTCTAACCCAGGAAAACATTGAATTCGAGGATCATGTCTTCGATAACGCAATTCCTTCTCCCGTTTATGATGACGTTGAGTTCGAGCTCAGGGATTACCAAGTTGAAGCCGTCGAGAGGTGGATGAAAGGTAAGAAGGGAATAATAGTCCTGCCAACGGGCTCTGGAAAGACGATAATTGCCATGGAGATCATAAGGAGATTGTCTCTCTCCACGCTAGTAGTTGTTCCGACCCTCGCCCTCCTAGAGCAGTGGAAGGAGAGGCTCAGCATTTTCGGTGAGGTTGGAGAATTCTCGGGAAAGAAGAAGGAATTGAAACCTATAACGGTCACGACTTATGACTCAGCCTACATAAACGCTGAAACCCTGGGGGATAAGTTCTTCCTCATGGTGTTTGACGAATGCCACCACCTTCCCTCAGAGGCCTACAGGAATATAGCCCAGATGAGTGCTGCCCCCTATAGGTTAGGCTTAACGGCATTCCCCGAGAGGGCAGATAACCTTCACACCTTACTACCCGATCTCATAGGGCCCGTCGTCTACATGAGGAGGACGAGCGAGCTTAAGGAGTATTTGGCCCCCTACGAGGTCGTCAGGATAAGGGTTCCCCTAACCAAGGAAGAGAGAGAAGAGTACAGGAAACAGTACGGCATTTACAAGAAGTACGTTGAGGAGAGTGGAATTAAAATTAGGGACGTTGAAGACTTTCAAAGAATCATCATGAAGACTGGGGTCGATAATAAGGCGTTCAAAGCCTTAAGGGCGCTAGAAAGGGCTAGACAGATAGCCATGGGATCAAGAAGAAAGATTGAGAAGCTCAGGGAGATACTTGAGAGGCACAGGGGTGAGAAGATAATAATATTCACGAGGTACAACTCCCTCGTTTATGAGATCTCAAGAAGGTTCCTCATCCCTGCTATAACCCACAAGACGGACAAGAAGGAAAGGGAGGAGATACTTAGGAAGTTCAGGAAGGGGGAGTACAAGGCTATAGTGAGTAGCCAAGTTCTAGATGAGGGGATAGATGTTCCTGATGCAAGCGTTGGAGTTATAATAAGTGGCACCGGTTCCCCTAGGGAGCTCGTCCAGAGGTTGGGCAGAATATTAAGGCCGGCCCCAGGGAAGGAGAAAGCAACTCTCTACGAGCTCATAACCCCAGGAACTTCGGAGGTTCACATAGCCAAGAGGAGAGGGAAGGGGCTTGAGCTTATGGGCTAG
- a CDS encoding Mov34/MPN/PAD-1 family protein, translating into MKVKIRRELLDYLLELARSFYPNEFAGLLREKDGVFEEVLIVPKGYFGSKSVYFDLTLLPHDESIKGTVHSHPSPFPFPSKGDLHFFSKFGGIHLIIAFPFTYESIKAYNTEGEEVEIEVVD; encoded by the coding sequence GTGAAAGTGAAAATAAGGAGAGAGCTCCTTGACTACCTCCTCGAGCTTGCGAGGTCATTTTACCCGAATGAGTTCGCCGGATTGCTGAGAGAGAAAGATGGAGTTTTTGAGGAAGTCTTAATAGTTCCCAAGGGGTACTTTGGGAGTAAGTCCGTGTACTTCGACTTAACCTTGCTTCCTCACGATGAGAGCATTAAAGGGACAGTCCACTCCCATCCCTCTCCCTTTCCCTTCCCGTCCAAGGGAGACCTGCACTTCTTCTCGAAGTTCGGTGGAATTCACCTGATAATAGCCTTCCCCTTCACGTACGAGAGCATTAAGGCATATAACACCGAGGGAGAAGAGGTTGAGATTGAAGTAGTTGACTAG